In the Prochlorococcus marinus CUG1438 genome, TTTCGAGCCAATTCTTTTATCGATACAAAATAAATCTAATTTAGATCTTAATTTTAATGACTCTAAACCAATTGACCCACATCCTGCACCTATATCCCAAATAACACCAGTTTCTGGGAGCTCTAGATCAGCTAAGATTTGAATGCGAACTTCCCTTTTGGTTAACAAGTTTGGCCTATCTTCAAATGTGTTAAAAAAAATGTCACTGATTCCAAAAAGCGGCAAATTACTTCTCGAATATTTATCTTTTGTTTTTGCAAGAACACCAATGTTCAAACTCGATATATTAGATGGAAAAGATTCTTTTAGATTCAATTTCCTTATATTTTCATTATCGAAACCTATCTCTTCACAAAGCCAAAAATCATAAACATCAATAAGATTTAGTTCAAATAAGTTTTTCTGGATAATTTCTAAACTTTTGTTATTTGAATCTGTAATTATGGCTAAACTTGCAGGCTTGGTTTTAAGTACCTCAACTAACTTAGTTGAATCTCTTCCATGCATACTTATACTGATTGTATTTTGCCAAGGTATCTTTAACTTACTAAATGCTAATTGAACGCAAGTATTTGAAGGGTAGAAACTTAGCTCATCTTTTGAAAAATTTTCAAGGAGAATTCTTCCAATTCCAAACCATAGAGGATCTCCTCTTGAAATTAAAATAACGTCAGTTTTTTGTTTTCTAAGCCAGTTAATGAGTTCGTCATTACTTTTGCTCTTAAAAAATACCTGCTTTTGTTTTAAATCATTTTCTTTCCATGATTTTATTTTTTCAAAATATGAATTAGGTACTGCGATGTTAACTGTTTTTATAAATAGATTTTGTAATTTAAAAGGTAAATCTTCAAATTTAAAAGAATTAATCCCTATTACATGAATTTTTCTATTAACTGCAATCATAAATACTTAAGTATGAGAACCTATTCTATTTGAATGTTTTATTAAAATATCCTATTATTATCTGAGTTATCAAAATGAAGTAATTGTCTGACAGGAGAAAGAGATTGCATGATTTATTATTAAATCTAATAAATAAGGACAGTGAATTCGAATTTATTGAAGAAGATTCTAACGATTTAACATCTAGCTATTCTGAGAAAGATACTTTGAATTTATCTCGAGTTATAGAAAAAAATCGTAAAATAATCAAAAGATACCAAGCAATTGTCCGAACGGCAGTAACTCTTGATGCACTAATGGATTCAGAAAATGAAGAAAATTACAAAATCAAATAAAAATATACTTTCAATATTATTATTAAAATTATTTTTAATCCTGTCCTTTATTTTTTATCCTTTAAAAGTTTTTGCAGAAATTGCAGAGACAGAAATTAATGGAGACTTGATAAGTGCTAGTAGTGAGTTTTTAAGGGATTTGGACTTTGAAACTTGGCAGTTGGTGGCTTATAAATCACCTCTTTTGGAAGACGAATTAATTTTAAGAGTTATAGGATATCCAGGAAATCTCAGGATTGATCATCCCACAGGTTTAAACGTTGAATCTGGAAGAAAACAGTGGTTATTAGAAGATAAAACATTACTTAATGTCGAATTGGCAAATGACGGCAGACAAGCCGCTGCAGAATTTGATCTTGATGAGCTTGTTCAAAATATTGATAAAAATAGACCATTAAGATTGTCCTTGTCGGGTGTATTTTCTGAGTTACCTGTTCCTCCTTTCGTTGTTAAAGAATGGAGATCACTGAAATGATTTTTAAACTAATATGTCTAAAAAAAATGTAAGCCATATAAAATGGATGAAAAGAGCTATTTGTTTAGCATCATTGGGAAAAAATACAACAAGCCCGAATCCCAAAGTGGGAGCTGTAATTCTCGATAAAAATGGAAAACTTATTTCAGAGGGATTCCATTTAAAAGCAGGAATGCCGCATGCGGAAGCAATGGCTTTTGAAAATTTAAAAGATGATCCTAGAGGTGGATCAATGTACGTCAATCTAGAGCCTTGTTGTCACCAAGGTAAAACTCCTCCTTGCGTAGATGCAGTTATTTCTTCAGGTATTAAATACATATATATATCTATCAAAGACCCTGATAAAAGAGTTTCGGGGAAAGGTATTGAGCTGCTTAAAGCAGCTGGGATTAAGGTTCATTTAGGAATATGTGAAAAAGAATCTTTAGATTTAAATAAGTCATTTATTCATAGGATTACTACTGAACGCACTTATGGAGTTTTAAAATGGGCAATGAGTATTGATGGACGGATAGCTCTTCAAAATGGACAAAGTAAATGGATAACAAACCAAGAATCCAGATCACTTGTTCATAAATATCGATCTGAATTTGATGCAATAATTATTGGTGGAAATACATTAAGAAAAGATTCGCCGATTTTGACTACTAGAGGTCATAAAAGTCCTGAACCATTAAGAGTTGTCTTCACTAAGACTTTAGATCTGCCAAAGAAATCAAATCTGTGGGATTGTAGTGTAGCTAAAACTCTAGTTGTCTATGATGCCTCCTCTGCAAATGAGCAATATCTTAATAGGATTCCAAAATGTGTTGAGGTTGAAAAGTTACCCTCAGATAACCCAGAATTACTCTCCAAATTATTAGCTAAAAGAGGATGTAATAAAGCTCTTTGGGAATGTGGACCTCTTTTGGCTACTTCAGCTATCAAAGCAAGTTGTATTCAGGAGATAAAGGCTTTTATCGCGCCAAACATTCTAGGAGGAGAAAACTCTATGAATCCACTTGGGGATTTTGAATTTAAAGATATGGATGAAGTTATTAAATTAAGAGATTCTGAGGTTACTTTTATTGGCAATGATATTTGCGTTCAGACTTATTTAAAAAATTAATTTTCACTTATGTAGTTAATGGGTTAAATTACCGTACGGTTCTCACCCAAAAAAATTAATGCAGATACGGAAGCTCTTTGTTTAGTTTATAATAAGTTCAAAATGCAAAAACTATGCCAATAAGACAAGACGATAATCAACCTAGTAAAAGATTTGGAATTATAAATATTATTTTGATAGGTGTCGGAGCATTACTTCTATTTAGTAGCCTTTTTCCTAATCAAAACATGCAAATACCGAGAGTCCCCTACTCTTTATTTATAGATCAGGTTAATGATGGAGAGGTCAAGAGAGCTTATATTACTCAAGAACAAATTAGATATGAACTTAAAGGAGCTGAAGAAGGTTCCCCATCTGTTTTAGCCACAACTCCAATCTTTGATATGGATCTTCCCCAAAGGTTAGAAAATAAAGGAGTAGAATTCGCTGCTGCGCCCCCTAAAAAACCTAACTTCTTCTCAACTATTCTAAGCTGGGTGGTACCTCCTTTGATATTCATCCTTGTTTTGCAATTCTTTGCAAGAAGAAGTATGGGAGGAGGAGGTGCTCAAGGTGCTTTAAGTTTTACCAAAAGTAAAGCAAAAGTTTATGTCCCAGATGACGAATCAAAAGTTACTTTCGCTGATGTTGCAGGAGTTGACGAGGCTAAAGATGAGTTAACAGAAATAGTTGATTTTTTAAAAAAACCTGAAAGATATACAGATATTGGAGCAAGAATTCCCAAAGGTGTTCTTTTGGTCGGTCCTCCTGGAACTGGAAAAACTCTTCTATCTAAAGCAGTTGCAGGCGAAGCAGAAGTTCCTTTCTTTATTATTTCTGGATCAGAATTTGTAGAACTTTTTGTAGGAGCTGGTGCTGCGAGAGTAAGAGACTTATTCGAACAGGCTAAGAAGAAAGCACCATGTATTATTTTTATTGATGAATTAGACGCAATTGGTAAAAGTCGTTCTGGTTCAATGGGGGTAGTTGGCGGTAATGATGAAAGAGAACAAACTTTAAACCAACTTCTCACGGAAATGGATGGATTTGCTTCTGCAGATAAGCCAGTTATAGTTCTTGCGGCAACCAACCAACCAGAAGTCTTAGATGCTGCTTTACTAAGGCCAGGAAGATTCGACAGACAAGTTTTGGTAGATAGACCTGATTTATCAGGAAGAAAAACAATTCTTGAAATATACACAAAAAAGGTAAAACTAGCAGAATCTATTGATTTAGAGTCTATAGCTCAAGCTACTAGTGGGTTTGCAGGTGCAGATCTAGCAAATATGGTTAATGAAGCGGCTTTGCTTGCTGCAAGAGCAAAAAGAAAAAGTGTTGAACAACAAGACCTTAGCGAAGCTATAGAGAGAGTTGTTGCTGGTCTTGAGAAAAAAAGTAGAGTACTTCAAGATGAAGAGAAGAAGGTTGTTGCGTACCATGAGGTTGGTCATGCAATTGTTGGACATCTTATGCCAGGAGGTTCGAAAGTTGCTAAAATTTCAATTGTCCCAAGGGGTATGAGTGCACTAGGTTATACACTACAACTTCCCACAGAAGAAAGATTTCTTAACTCTAAAGAGGAATTAAAAGGACAAATAGCAACACTTCTTGGGGGTAGATCAGCGGAAGAAGTGGTTTTTGGTAAAATCACAACTGGAGCTTCTAACGATCTCCAAAGAGCAACTGATATTGCGGAACAAATGGTTGGTACCTTTGGAATGAGCGAGATTTTAGGCCCTCTAGCCTATGATAAACAAGGAGGCGGGCAATTCTTAGGTAATGGGAATAACCCAAGACGATCAGTAAGTGATGCTACTGCTCAAGCTATAGACAAAGAAGTCAGGGATTTAGTAGATGATGCTCACGAGACAGCTTTAAATATTTTGAGGAATAATTTGCATTTATTAGAATCAATTTCTCAAAAAATACTCAAAGAAGAAGTCATAGAAGGTGAGGATCTTAAAAATCTCTTAGCTGAAAGTAAAATGCCTGCATAGTAGAATTTAACTCTTCTTAATTAAATTGATGCTAAAACCAAACAAGCTGGTTAATCCAAATTTTTTATCAAGTTTGGATGCCTCAACGGAAGAAGTTTTTTATTTATTGAGCCTTGCGGAAAAATTTAAAAATAAAGATCTTAATATTGAACTAAAAGATAAAGTTTTAGGTCTAATTTTTGATAAGTCTTCTACTAGAACCAGAGTTAGTTTTCAAGTTGCTATGTCAAGACTTGGTGGTACAACTATTGATTTAAATCCAACTACCTCTCAAATTGGTAGAGGCGAGCCCATAAAAGATACTGCAAGAGTTCTAAGCAGGTATTGTGACGTGATAGCGATAAGAACTTTTCAGCATTCAGATTTAGAAGAGTATGCGAAGTGGTCCTCTAAACCTGTTATAAATGCCCTCACCGATTTGGAACATCCTTGTCAAGCTTTGGCAGACTTTATGACAATTAAAGAGGAATTTATTGATCTTAGTAATGTAGTTTTAACATTTATTGGTGATGGTAATAATGTTGCAAATTCCCTTATTTTATGTGGAGCTTTAGTAGGAGCGGAAGTGAGAATTGCTTGCCCAAAAGGATACGAACCAAATAATGATGTTATAAAAAGAGCTTTAGAGATAAATAAAAATAAAAAAGATTCTTTAAAAATTATCAATGACCCTTATAAAGCTGTAATTGGATCAAATGTCTTGTACACAGACGTTTGGTCTTCAATGGGTGAAGAAAATCAGAAAGAAGAAAAAGATAAAGATTTTGAGGGCTTTACTATTAATCATGATTTATTGAAGAAAGCTACAAAAGATGCAATTGTTTTACATTGTCTTCCAGCGTATAGAGAAAAAGAAATAACGAGTGAAATATTTGAAAGTAAGAATAATCGTATTTTCGAACAAGCAGAAAATAGACTTCATATTCAACAAGCTCTATTGGCTTCCCTTCTTGCTTAGAACTTGCAAGTATTCTATTTAAAGGGTACAAATGTATTAGAGTACATATGTTCCTTGGTTAATTATTCAGACGAAAAACTTACTGAGGCTCAAAATGAGCTTTATCAGTGGATAAAAGATTATGTAAGTAATTTTAAGCATAGCCCTTCAATAAGGCAAATGATGAGCGCTATGGGTTTAAAATCACCAGCACCAATTCAAAGTAGGCTTAAACATCTGCAAGATAAGGGCTTTATTTCTTGGCAGGAAGGCAAAGCGAGGACTCTTAAATTAGTTGATGAGATTATTGAAGGTATTCCAATTAAAGGATCTGTAGCCGCAGGGGGGTTAATTGAAACCTTTTCAGATGTTCAAGAAAATCTTGACATTACAGAAGTCTTTAAGAAAAAGGATATTTTTGCACTTAATGTTAATGGAGATTCAATGATTGATGCATGTATAGCTGATGGAGATATGGTATTGATGGAACCTATAAGAGATTCTTATTCTATTAAAAATGGAACAATTGTAAGTGCGTTGGTTCCAGGCTTGGGTTCAACATTAAAGTACTTTTTTAAAAGGGGGGGTAAAGTATTTCTGGAGGCGGCTAATCCAGCTTATGAACCTATCGATATTACTAATATAGAAGAAATTCTCTTCCAAGGAAAACTTTTAGCAGTTTGGCGAAAAGTTTAGTTGACATTTTTTTACTTAATTCTAAGTTTTAATCTTTAGTCCTAATCTTTAAAAATACTATGGTGATTTTAAATTGTTAGGAAAAATATTTTGTGATTTAACTAAAGTAATAAATTTTTAGCTTTAAAACTTTCTTACTTTCTCAGTTAGTGAAAAGAGTAAAAATAATAGTTTTTTTTTGAAATACAAAATTTATTTTTAAATCTTCTCTAGTGATTCTTCAAAAATACTATTGTGTCTGAGAATCCATTTTTTTATATCAAAAAACTCAGTTGCTCTAATTCTTGATGCCTCTGACATATTTATTTTGTTTTCTATTATTTCTTTCATCCCATTTGAGATTTCATATTTTCCTGGTACTTTATTTTTTTTCCAATTTCCTGATACCTTTAGCCCTACTCCGGAATTTTTATCAACTAATTCTGGGGTGCCTCCGCTTTTTGAATATAAAATTGGCAATCCACAAGCCATTGCTTCTATCACTGCAGTAGGACAATTATCTTGATAAGACATGGTTATATATGCATCTGCCTGTTGGTAAATTTTAGGAGCATCTTTTTGTGTAAAGTTTTTTAGAAAATTAATATGTTCTGATAAATTAAGCTCATTTATTTTAGAAAATAAATATTTCTCATCTTCAATATATCCTGCAATTTTAAGACATATATTTTTGTTTTCCCTTAATGTTTCTTTCAAAGCATATAGAAGAGATGTAATACGATAATTACTTTTTTTCCTGATATTACCTGTAACTAAAAATGTGAAACGCGAATTATTAGAATCCTTCGTAGGAACAAAAAAGGATGTATCAACTGCATTATATAAAACTTCTCCTTTACCCATTCTTTTGCCGAGGAACTTTTCGGAAGTCCTTTTGCAGAAATATGATTGCCATAATACATAGTCAGCAAGGTGATATATTTTGGACATTCTAAGATTTTGTTTCTGCCAATCACCTTCAAACCATGCAGGATAAAAAACCCCATTTTGATTAAGAATCACAGGCAATGATTTCTTCTTGATTAAATTAATCGCGGAATTATTTAAGTAAATTGAATTTGATAAAAGGTAAATTATGTTGAAATTAAATCTATGTTCTGGGAAAAAATTATTTAATTTTTGTATTTTTACCATTGGTCCTCCTTTATCACCTTGCCTTGCTCCTGCGTAGAATAATTTAGGGTACTTTTTTGAAAAATTTATCAAGCAATTTAAAAATATTTGAAAAGTAATGTATCTTTTCCATAAAAAAATAGTTAGCTTTTTATGGAACTGCCTCTTTAAAATCTTTTTTAAAATAGTTGTATTGTCCAAAATTTATATTATACGATTTTCCTTATAAGGTTACTTATATTTTAGATCATAGGAAGTTTATATTAACCATCTATTTTGATTCTAATGTTTATAGATTTATTTAAGGGCGAAGAATATCTAATTCTCTTGGTAAAAAACCCTTCAAGTCAAAAAAGAAGCCATTATGATCGATAATTTCTTCCCAATCATTTTTTTCTAATTTAAGATATTCTTGATGTGCTACGGTGCAAATTACAACATTATATTTGATATTAATTGGTACTTCATTTGAGACTTTAATTCCATAAGTTTTCATGAATTCTTTGCAGTCAGCAAGAGGGTCTACAACTGTTAGGTTTGTTTTGTATTTTTGAAAATTTTTAATTATATCTATAACTTTTGTGTTTCTTATATCGGAACAATTCTCCTTAAAAGTTATTCCAAGAATAAGAATTTCAGCCTTGTCGATATTTATACCCCTTCTGAAGATTTCAAGTATTACTTGTTCAGTAACCCATTTACCCATATTGTCATTAATTTTTCTTCCGGCCAATACAATTTCTGGACAATAACCTAATAATTTGGCTTTATAAGTCAAATAATAAGGATCTACCCCTATACAATGTCCTCCTACTAAACCAGGTTTAAATGGAAGAAAATTCCATTTACTTGAAGCTGCATCAATAACATCTAAAGTATCTATTCCCATTAATTTGAAAATAATTGCAAATTCGTTTACTAAAGCAATATTTATATCTCTTTGAGTATTCTCAATAATTTTGGCTGCTTCAGCAACTCTAATACTATTGGCTTGATATATTCCTGCTTTAATTATTGACCCATAGAGATTTTTTATCCAATTTGAAGATTCAAGAGTATTACCGCTAGTGATTTTTTTGATATCTACTAAAGTATGTTTTTTGTCACCAGGATTTATTCTTTCAGGGCTGTATCCAAAAGCAAAGTCTAGGATATTTTCTTCGGAACCAATTTTTAGGTCTAACTGTTTTTTAATGATAGGAATACAAATTTCTTCTGTAGTCCCAGGAAAAACTGTACTCTCAAATATTATGATAGGTAATACTTTTTTTTCTTTTTTATTTAAATTGCGTTGCTTGATTTTTAATGCTTTACCAACAGTAAGGCACGCTTTCTTTAAGGGATCCAAATCAGGCTCTTTCAAATCATTAATTGGAGTTGGTACAGAAATAATAAATACATCGGCAGTTGATAGAGAGAATATATCTGAAGTCAAATCGTGGAATTTTATATTTGAAAGAACTTTATTAGAAATCTCATTTGTTTTATCAATTCCTTTCTTTAATTCCTCTAATCGATCTTGATTAATATCAAAACCTATTATTTTTCTATCTAGAAAGTCTCCAGTTATATAGCAGTCTTTTTTCTTGGCCAATTCAATTGCCAAAGGAAGCCCTACATAACCTAAGCCAATAACAGCTATTGTACATTTATTTTTATCAGGGAAATGGTTTAATTTTTTTTTATTAGACATTATAAAAATCTCTATACCATTTTATAAACTTCTTAATGCCCTCTCTAATTGGTGTATTAGGTTTGAAGTTTATCCATTCTTCTAATTTAGTAGAGTCAGATTCAGTAGCTGCTACATCTCCTTGTTGCATTGGGAGTAAAAGCTTTTTAGCTTTTATCCCTAATTCATCTTCAATAGCTTCTATGTATTCCATTAGCTTTGTAGGATTTGAGTTTCCGATATTAAAAATTTTATGTGGAGCCCAGCTATTAGAAGGGTTTGGGTCGCTGGTATTAAATGATTTATCGGCAGTCGCAGGCTTTTTCAGAAGTCTTATTAAACTTTCAACAATATCATCTATATATGTGAAATCTCTTATCATTTCACCTTTATTAAAAACTTTTATTGGTTCATTATTTATTATTGATTTTGTAAATAAAAAAAGTGCCATATCTGGCCTTCCCCATGGACCATATACTGTAAAAAATCTTAATCCAGTAGCAGGAATATTATAAAGATGGCTATATGCATGAGCCATTAGTTCATTCGATTTTTTTGTAGCTGCATAAAGACTAACTGGATGATCTACACTTAATCTCTCAGAGAACGGCATGTTAGTATTACCTCCATATACTGAGCTACTACTCGCATATAATAAATGTTCTACCTTTGTATGCCTACAGCCTTCAAGTATATGACTAAATCCAACAAGATTTGACT is a window encoding:
- the cbiE gene encoding precorrin-6y C5,15-methyltransferase (decarboxylating) subunit CbiE; this encodes MIAVNRKIHVIGINSFKFEDLPFKLQNLFIKTVNIAVPNSYFEKIKSWKENDLKQKQVFFKSKSNDELINWLRKQKTDVILISRGDPLWFGIGRILLENFSKDELSFYPSNTCVQLAFSKLKIPWQNTISISMHGRDSTKLVEVLKTKPASLAIITDSNNKSLEIIQKNLFELNLIDVYDFWLCEEIGFDNENIRKLNLKESFPSNISSLNIGVLAKTKDKYSRSNLPLFGISDIFFNTFEDRPNLLTKREVRIQILADLELPETGVIWDIGAGCGSIGLESLKLRSKLDLFCIDKRIGSKQLILENSKRLGVKPKLILEEDINTILKRQNLRSIKKPNRLVIGGCDKTTKLLIINKLAKDMHIGDIIVIPIIDIQTIEELKKELEDKNFKTNLNLIQTYKSLSIADGIRLEPNNPVFLLKGKK
- a CDS encoding DUF3122 domain-containing protein, with the protein product MKKITKSNKNILSILLLKLFLILSFIFYPLKVFAEIAETEINGDLISASSEFLRDLDFETWQLVAYKSPLLEDELILRVIGYPGNLRIDHPTGLNVESGRKQWLLEDKTLLNVELANDGRQAAAEFDLDELVQNIDKNRPLRLSLSGVFSELPVPPFVVKEWRSLK
- the ribD gene encoding bifunctional diaminohydroxyphosphoribosylaminopyrimidine deaminase/5-amino-6-(5-phosphoribosylamino)uracil reductase RibD, which produces MSKKNVSHIKWMKRAICLASLGKNTTSPNPKVGAVILDKNGKLISEGFHLKAGMPHAEAMAFENLKDDPRGGSMYVNLEPCCHQGKTPPCVDAVISSGIKYIYISIKDPDKRVSGKGIELLKAAGIKVHLGICEKESLDLNKSFIHRITTERTYGVLKWAMSIDGRIALQNGQSKWITNQESRSLVHKYRSEFDAIIIGGNTLRKDSPILTTRGHKSPEPLRVVFTKTLDLPKKSNLWDCSVAKTLVVYDASSANEQYLNRIPKCVEVEKLPSDNPELLSKLLAKRGCNKALWECGPLLATSAIKASCIQEIKAFIAPNILGGENSMNPLGDFEFKDMDEVIKLRDSEVTFIGNDICVQTYLKN
- the ftsH gene encoding ATP-dependent zinc metalloprotease FtsH, translated to MPIRQDDNQPSKRFGIINIILIGVGALLLFSSLFPNQNMQIPRVPYSLFIDQVNDGEVKRAYITQEQIRYELKGAEEGSPSVLATTPIFDMDLPQRLENKGVEFAAAPPKKPNFFSTILSWVVPPLIFILVLQFFARRSMGGGGAQGALSFTKSKAKVYVPDDESKVTFADVAGVDEAKDELTEIVDFLKKPERYTDIGARIPKGVLLVGPPGTGKTLLSKAVAGEAEVPFFIISGSEFVELFVGAGAARVRDLFEQAKKKAPCIIFIDELDAIGKSRSGSMGVVGGNDEREQTLNQLLTEMDGFASADKPVIVLAATNQPEVLDAALLRPGRFDRQVLVDRPDLSGRKTILEIYTKKVKLAESIDLESIAQATSGFAGADLANMVNEAALLAARAKRKSVEQQDLSEAIERVVAGLEKKSRVLQDEEKKVVAYHEVGHAIVGHLMPGGSKVAKISIVPRGMSALGYTLQLPTEERFLNSKEELKGQIATLLGGRSAEEVVFGKITTGASNDLQRATDIAEQMVGTFGMSEILGPLAYDKQGGGQFLGNGNNPRRSVSDATAQAIDKEVRDLVDDAHETALNILRNNLHLLESISQKILKEEVIEGEDLKNLLAESKMPA
- the argF gene encoding ornithine carbamoyltransferase gives rise to the protein MLKPNKLVNPNFLSSLDASTEEVFYLLSLAEKFKNKDLNIELKDKVLGLIFDKSSTRTRVSFQVAMSRLGGTTIDLNPTTSQIGRGEPIKDTARVLSRYCDVIAIRTFQHSDLEEYAKWSSKPVINALTDLEHPCQALADFMTIKEEFIDLSNVVLTFIGDGNNVANSLILCGALVGAEVRIACPKGYEPNNDVIKRALEINKNKKDSLKIINDPYKAVIGSNVLYTDVWSSMGEENQKEEKDKDFEGFTINHDLLKKATKDAIVLHCLPAYREKEITSEIFESKNNRIFEQAENRLHIQQALLASLLA
- the lexA gene encoding repressor LexA; translation: MVNYSDEKLTEAQNELYQWIKDYVSNFKHSPSIRQMMSAMGLKSPAPIQSRLKHLQDKGFISWQEGKARTLKLVDEIIEGIPIKGSVAAGGLIETFSDVQENLDITEVFKKKDIFALNVNGDSMIDACIADGDMVLMEPIRDSYSIKNGTIVSALVPGLGSTLKYFFKRGGKVFLEAANPAYEPIDITNIEEILFQGKLLAVWRKV
- a CDS encoding glycosyltransferase family 4 protein; translation: MINFSKKYPKLFYAGARQGDKGGPMVKIQKLNNFFPEHRFNFNIIYLLSNSIYLNNSAINLIKKKSLPVILNQNGVFYPAWFEGDWQKQNLRMSKIYHLADYVLWQSYFCKRTSEKFLGKRMGKGEVLYNAVDTSFFVPTKDSNNSRFTFLVTGNIRKKSNYRITSLLYALKETLRENKNICLKIAGYIEDEKYLFSKINELNLSEHINFLKNFTQKDAPKIYQQADAYITMSYQDNCPTAVIEAMACGLPILYSKSGGTPELVDKNSGVGLKVSGNWKKNKVPGKYEISNGMKEIIENKINMSEASRIRATEFFDIKKWILRHNSIFEESLEKI
- a CDS encoding nucleotide sugar dehydrogenase, giving the protein MSNKKKLNHFPDKNKCTIAVIGLGYVGLPLAIELAKKKDCYITGDFLDRKIIGFDINQDRLEELKKGIDKTNEISNKVLSNIKFHDLTSDIFSLSTADVFIISVPTPINDLKEPDLDPLKKACLTVGKALKIKQRNLNKKEKKVLPIIIFESTVFPGTTEEICIPIIKKQLDLKIGSEENILDFAFGYSPERINPGDKKHTLVDIKKITSGNTLESSNWIKNLYGSIIKAGIYQANSIRVAEAAKIIENTQRDINIALVNEFAIIFKLMGIDTLDVIDAASSKWNFLPFKPGLVGGHCIGVDPYYLTYKAKLLGYCPEIVLAGRKINDNMGKWVTEQVILEIFRRGINIDKAEILILGITFKENCSDIRNTKVIDIIKNFQKYKTNLTVVDPLADCKEFMKTYGIKVSNEVPINIKYNVVICTVAHQEYLKLEKNDWEEIIDHNGFFFDLKGFLPRELDILRP
- a CDS encoding NAD-dependent epimerase, producing the protein MTILLTGVGGFIGFHLGKRILEEGINLVGYDNLNSYYDPTLKKARLKQLEINSKKTGTKFTFIKGDLRDKLKIDEMFKKFLPTKVVNLAAQAGVRYSIENPSEYIESNLVGFSHILEGCRHTKVEHLLYASSSSVYGGNTNMPFSERLSVDHPVSLYAATKKSNELMAHAYSHLYNIPATGLRFFTVYGPWGRPDMALFLFTKSIINNEPIKVFNKGEMIRDFTYIDDIVESLIRLLKKPATADKSFNTSDPNPSNSWAPHKIFNIGNSNPTKLMEYIEAIEDELGIKAKKLLLPMQQGDVAATESDSTKLEEWINFKPNTPIREGIKKFIKWYRDFYNV